One Candidatus Zixiibacteriota bacterium genomic window, AGTGCGGCCATTTGCTGCCCAAAAAAGCGTGGAACTGTCATTTCTGCGGATGGTCCTTGTATGACGCACAGCGCGACGCCTTGATGGGCCAAGCAGTCGTTGAAGATGAGCGCAGAGATCTTTTTGACTCCAGCTACACAAGCGATATGGACCGCTTTATGGACAAACTCCAAAGGGATTCGCTGGACGTATCGAGTTGACAGGCCTCGGCATGAGGAAGGTGAATGATACACCGCAGCAAAGGGGAACTGCTGGCGCAAGCCTGAAGGACGCCTCGATGGGGCATTTGTCATACCGCGATGACGGTGTCGCCCTGGCGGCAGGTCGGCACCTGGCCCCATCAGTGGAAACGTCCGAGTTGCCCCAGGGGCTCGGCGCTCGGCATCGGAGCGCCGCCGGCATAACAGCATTGACCAATGCCATCGCGGTGGTGGTATCCGAAACCACCGGCGATGTCCGGATTTTTAGTCGCGGCAAACTCTATATGGAAATTGAGAAGGCAAAATAAGTCGCTGTTGTCATATCGCCATGCCGCGCAACGCATCCAACAAGACCCGCATGGCGATGCAGTCGTCCTCGTTATAATCCAGGATGCGTTGGCGCAGACAGCTGTCTTGCGTCTCCACCCAGCGGTGATACCATTCTATTGATGCGGCCCCCGACGGCTCCTTGTCCCGCCACTTGAATCCGAGATAGGTCGCCAGGGTTTTTATGGAATAATCATTGGTGGGCCACTCGGTTTTTTTCCTTACGACATCCGTGTAAAGGTCTATGGCTACCGAGGGTGAGAACAGGTTTTCAATCTCTTCCTCCGAAGCAATATCCGCGAAACGCTTCTGGAGCTTGCGCAACGTGGTTCTTTCATAATGCGAATAATAATAGATTACATATGCGTC contains:
- a CDS encoding diadenylate cyclase, whose product is MGHLSYRDDGVALAAGRHLAPSVETSELPQGLGARHRSAAGITALTNAIAVVVSETTGDVRIFSRGKLYMEIEKAK